The following proteins are co-located in the Nocardia bhagyanarayanae genome:
- a CDS encoding HIT domain-containing protein, with the protein MRPVDHVVLTFRHCGGCAYCHRSIAVNQFGSRDNRSPRVIAAATQVRGEFFGQSSFAGYALTTPDNTVVADPATDPVITAPLGCGFQTGAGAVLNALRPAPERPDRRTCPHLVVHFDRIVGVERISFDVDAYVQRVRSSPCFVCAIVAGEHDSDLEQVIAEDEENFAFLSRYPTLFGSVLVAPKRHLEHVVRDLPEDAFLRIMSLVHRVTRAVEAVVPTERTYLLSLGSHQGNSHLHWHIAPLPPGVPYREQQFHALMAENGVLPWTHAQAVELAEQLRAAMATPS; encoded by the coding sequence GTGCGGCCGGTAGATCACGTCGTGCTGACCTTCCGGCATTGCGGCGGCTGCGCCTACTGCCATCGCTCGATCGCGGTGAACCAGTTCGGTTCTCGCGACAACCGCTCACCGCGCGTCATCGCGGCTGCGACGCAGGTGCGGGGCGAGTTCTTCGGACAGTCCAGCTTCGCGGGCTACGCGCTGACCACCCCGGACAACACCGTCGTCGCCGATCCCGCGACCGATCCGGTCATCACCGCGCCGCTCGGGTGCGGATTCCAGACCGGCGCGGGCGCGGTGCTCAACGCCCTGCGACCCGCGCCCGAACGCCCAGACCGTCGAACCTGTCCTCACCTGGTAGTCCACTTCGACAGAATCGTTGGGGTGGAACGCATTTCCTTCGACGTGGACGCCTACGTCCAGCGCGTCCGATCATCGCCATGCTTCGTCTGCGCGATCGTGGCGGGCGAACACGATTCCGACCTCGAGCAGGTGATCGCCGAGGACGAGGAGAACTTCGCGTTCCTGTCGCGCTATCCGACGCTGTTCGGCTCCGTCCTGGTCGCACCGAAGCGCCATCTCGAGCACGTCGTGCGAGACCTGCCGGAGGACGCTTTCCTGCGGATCATGTCACTGGTGCACCGGGTGACGCGCGCGGTGGAGGCCGTGGTGCCCACCGAGCGCACCTACCTGTTGAGTCTCGGTAGCCACCAAGGTAATTCGCACCTGCACTGGCACATCGCACCGCTGCCACCGGGTGTCCCGTATCGCGAGCAGCAGTTCCACGCGCTCATGGCCGAGAACGGCGTGCTGCCGTGGACGCACGCCCAAGCCGTCGAGCTCGCGGAGCAACTGCGCGCCGCGATGGCGACACCGTCCTGA
- a CDS encoding 4-hydroxy-tetrahydrodipicolinate synthase family protein: protein MHRFRGIFVPLVTPFTDDGAVAWDALESLARDVLDAGAAGLVALGTTAEAATLDAEERRGVIEVCATVCASTGAPLIVGAGGNDTRASIAGLVELAAWPQVAAALVPVPYYTRPSEAGVVAHYAHLAPSSPVPLIVYHIPYRTGRSLSASTLRELAALDGVVGVKYAVGGVDADAVELLADPPTDFAVLAGDDVFLSPLLALGAAGGIVATAQLATARFVTLESAWRTGDLGSARAIGAELAGVATTAFAEPNPTVMKGVLHALGRIPSPAVRLPLLPAAADSVDRALAALAAVPELVAR, encoded by the coding sequence ATGCACCGATTCCGAGGGATTTTCGTACCGCTGGTCACGCCGTTCACCGATGACGGCGCCGTCGCGTGGGACGCGCTGGAATCGCTGGCGCGCGACGTGCTCGACGCGGGCGCGGCGGGGCTCGTGGCGTTGGGCACGACCGCCGAGGCGGCGACGCTGGATGCCGAGGAACGGCGCGGGGTGATCGAGGTGTGCGCCACGGTGTGCGCGTCGACCGGCGCGCCGTTGATCGTCGGGGCGGGCGGCAACGACACCCGTGCCAGCATCGCCGGGCTTGTCGAGCTGGCGGCGTGGCCGCAGGTGGCCGCGGCGTTGGTGCCGGTGCCGTATTACACGCGGCCTTCCGAGGCCGGGGTCGTCGCGCACTACGCCCATCTCGCGCCGAGTTCGCCGGTTCCGCTGATCGTGTACCACATTCCATATCGCACCGGTCGTTCGTTGAGCGCGAGCACACTGCGGGAGCTCGCGGCCTTGGACGGTGTCGTGGGTGTGAAGTACGCGGTCGGCGGTGTGGACGCCGACGCGGTCGAGTTGCTCGCCGATCCGCCCACGGATTTCGCGGTGCTCGCCGGGGACGATGTGTTCCTCTCGCCGCTGCTCGCGTTGGGCGCGGCGGGCGGTATCGTGGCGACCGCGCAGCTGGCGACAGCGCGTTTCGTGACTCTCGAAAGCGCTTGGCGTACTGGTGATCTCGGCTCCGCACGGGCGATCGGCGCGGAGCTGGCCGGGGTGGCGACGACGGCGTTCGCCGAGCCGAACCCGACGGTGATGAAGGGCGTGCTGCACGCGCTGGGACGCATTCCAAGCCCCGCGGTGCGGTTGCCGCTGTTGCCCGCCGCGGCGGATTCGGTGGATCGGGCGCTGGCCGCGCTGGCCGCGGTGCCGGAGCTGGTCGCCCGGTAG
- a CDS encoding MBL fold metallo-hydrolase, with protein sequence MQTHTDEIADGIYRISTYIPEIGPTGFTFNQFFVDADEPLLFHTGMRALFPLVSAAVARIRPVEQLRWITFGHVEADECGAMNHFLAAAPQAQVAHGLLGCLVSIDDMADRPPRRLADGEVIDLGNRRVQHFDTPHAPHNWEARVLYEQTTGVLFCGDLMTQLGNGPALTDADLVEPATVAEDVFHATSLGPAVPAALHRLAQLQPTTLAIMHGSSFSGDCATALRDLATVYEDRLNEQAPSGEPTD encoded by the coding sequence ATGCAAACCCACACCGACGAAATCGCCGACGGCATCTATCGCATCTCCACCTATATTCCGGAGATCGGACCGACCGGGTTCACCTTCAATCAGTTCTTCGTCGACGCCGACGAACCGCTGCTGTTCCACACCGGCATGCGGGCGCTGTTCCCGCTGGTCTCCGCGGCGGTCGCGCGGATCCGGCCGGTCGAGCAGCTGCGCTGGATCACCTTCGGTCATGTGGAGGCCGACGAATGCGGGGCGATGAATCACTTCCTCGCGGCCGCACCGCAGGCGCAGGTGGCGCACGGGCTACTCGGGTGCCTGGTCTCCATCGACGATATGGCCGACCGGCCGCCGCGCCGGCTGGCCGATGGGGAGGTGATCGACCTGGGCAATCGGCGGGTTCAGCATTTCGACACACCGCACGCACCGCACAATTGGGAGGCGCGGGTGCTGTACGAGCAGACCACCGGCGTGCTGTTCTGCGGTGACTTGATGACGCAACTGGGCAACGGTCCCGCCTTGACCGACGCCGACCTGGTGGAACCGGCGACGGTCGCCGAAGACGTCTTCCACGCGACCTCCCTCGGACCGGCCGTGCCCGCCGCCCTGCATCGGCTGGCGCAGCTGCAGCCGACCACGTTGGCGATCATGCACGGTTCGAGCTTCAGCGGGGACTGCGCGACAGCGTTGCGTGACCTCGCGACGGTCTACGAGGACCGGCTGAACGAGCAAGCCCCGAGCGGCGAACCCACGGACTGA
- a CDS encoding APC family permease gives MPAQTGESSVEAGGYQQELKRTLGPFQVFAISFAFISVAVGIFATYDDVLQNAGPVGIWLWIAAAVGQVLVALVVAQFAARIPLSGSSYQWASRLANPKIGWGFGWLTFCYLAVAVVAVDNALASQAFMPLLGMRPDEGTARLITLAVLLVQAVLAIASTRIVSMINATAVGLELVLVVVVAIALVVAVAVTGNGTTDNLTSRGVTEDAADYFAVGGGLMIAMIMGLGTLVGFDAAANLAEEAKDPYRSVPRAIVGSVVAAGVLGLLFVIALTVAIDDIPKISASGSPVAAIMRDQLGPVMERILLVAITFSFFGAGMVVMAACSRLVFAMSRDARFPAHRLMRRVDPRTRTPVPATILILCVGVVLMVALPGDALLELITASTILPALIYGSTVVLYLTVRKRLDRRKGAFDLGRFELPVAIAALLWSAVALFVLVTPEDALVPVLIVAGLLLTGGLFFLALLIFDREALETEPGDVSVFEH, from the coding sequence ATGCCCGCGCAGACCGGCGAGAGCTCGGTGGAGGCCGGTGGCTACCAGCAGGAGCTGAAACGGACGCTGGGCCCGTTCCAGGTATTCGCGATCTCGTTCGCGTTCATCTCGGTGGCGGTCGGCATCTTCGCGACCTACGACGACGTGCTCCAGAACGCGGGACCGGTCGGGATCTGGTTGTGGATCGCGGCCGCGGTGGGGCAGGTTCTGGTGGCCTTGGTGGTGGCGCAGTTCGCCGCGCGCATCCCGCTCAGTGGCTCGTCCTATCAGTGGGCCTCGCGGTTGGCCAACCCGAAGATCGGGTGGGGGTTCGGTTGGCTGACCTTCTGTTATCTGGCGGTCGCCGTTGTGGCGGTCGACAACGCGCTGGCCAGCCAGGCGTTCATGCCGCTGCTGGGTATGCGGCCGGATGAGGGCACCGCTCGCCTGATCACCCTCGCGGTGCTGCTCGTGCAAGCGGTGCTGGCCATCGCCTCGACGCGCATCGTCAGCATGATCAACGCGACCGCGGTGGGCTTGGAGCTGGTGCTCGTCGTGGTGGTGGCGATCGCGCTCGTCGTCGCCGTGGCGGTCACCGGCAACGGCACGACCGACAACCTGACCTCGCGCGGTGTCACCGAGGACGCCGCCGACTATTTCGCGGTCGGCGGTGGGCTGATGATCGCGATGATCATGGGATTGGGCACGCTCGTCGGTTTCGACGCCGCGGCGAACCTGGCCGAGGAGGCCAAGGATCCCTATCGCAGCGTCCCGCGCGCGATCGTGGGGTCGGTCGTGGCGGCCGGGGTGCTGGGACTGCTGTTCGTGATCGCACTCACCGTCGCGATCGACGACATCCCGAAGATCAGCGCCAGCGGTTCGCCGGTCGCGGCGATCATGCGCGACCAGCTCGGTCCGGTGATGGAACGGATCCTGCTGGTCGCCATCACGTTTTCGTTCTTCGGGGCCGGGATGGTGGTGATGGCCGCCTGCTCGCGGCTCGTTTTCGCGATGTCGCGCGACGCACGCTTCCCCGCTCACCGGCTGATGCGGCGGGTCGACCCGCGCACGCGCACGCCGGTCCCGGCGACGATCCTCATCCTCTGCGTGGGGGTCGTCTTGATGGTCGCGCTGCCGGGCGATGCCCTGCTGGAGCTGATCACCGCGTCGACGATCCTCCCCGCCCTCATCTACGGCTCGACGGTCGTTCTCTACCTGACGGTGCGCAAACGATTGGACCGCAGGAAGGGCGCCTTCGACCTCGGGCGCTTCGAGCTTCCCGTCGCGATCGCCGCCCTGCTGTGGTCGGCCGTCGCGCTGTTCGTGCTGGTGACTCCCGAGGACGCGCTGGTCCCGGTGCTGATCGTGGCAGGTTTGCTCCTCACGGGCGGGCTGTTCTTTCTCGCTCTGCTGATCTTCGACCGCGAGGCGCTCGAGACCGAGCCCGGCGACGTGAGCGTCTTCGAGCACTGA
- a CDS encoding LysR family transcriptional regulator produces MLDVRRLRLLRELARRGTIAAVAEALAFTPSAVSQQLTALEREAGVALLERTGRRVTLTPAGHTLVAHADAVLARLEEAEADLADARAGLTGPLRIGAFPSATQAFIPDTLTRLVAAHPGLEPRVTELDPARVAAALRAGELDVALVHDYDLVPFPPEPGVHTEPLYREAMFLAADTATPGATLDTWRDAPWIVATAGTRCHTMTLRACQAAGFTPRIHHQVDDFTTVLAFVAAGHGVALVPELSATEPPSGVRLVRLPIARTTTIACRAGAGRHPAVSAFSTAVRAALN; encoded by the coding sequence ATGCTCGACGTGCGCAGGCTGCGGCTGCTGCGGGAACTCGCCCGGCGCGGCACCATCGCCGCCGTCGCCGAGGCGCTCGCGTTCACCCCCTCGGCGGTCTCCCAGCAACTCACCGCGCTGGAACGCGAAGCGGGCGTCGCCCTGCTGGAGCGCACCGGACGCCGCGTCACGCTCACCCCGGCCGGACATACCCTCGTCGCACACGCCGACGCGGTGCTCGCCCGGCTCGAAGAGGCCGAGGCCGACCTCGCCGACGCCAGAGCCGGACTGACCGGACCGCTGCGCATCGGCGCCTTCCCCAGCGCCACCCAGGCCTTCATCCCCGACACCCTCACCAGGCTCGTCGCCGCCCACCCCGGCCTGGAACCCCGTGTCACCGAACTGGATCCGGCTCGCGTCGCCGCCGCGCTGCGCGCCGGAGAACTCGACGTCGCCCTCGTCCACGACTACGACCTGGTCCCGTTCCCGCCCGAACCCGGCGTGCACACCGAACCGCTCTACCGCGAAGCCATGTTCCTCGCCGCCGACACCGCCACCCCCGGCGCGACGCTCGACACTTGGCGCGACGCACCCTGGATCGTGGCCACTGCGGGCACCCGCTGCCACACCATGACCCTGCGCGCCTGCCAAGCCGCCGGATTCACCCCGCGCATCCACCACCAGGTCGACGACTTCACCACCGTGCTGGCCTTCGTCGCCGCCGGACACGGCGTCGCCCTCGTCCCCGAACTGAGCGCCACCGAACCCCCATCCGGCGTGCGTCTCGTCCGGCTTCCTATCGCCCGCACCACGACCATCGCGTGCCGCGCGGGCGCGGGCAGGCATCCCGCAGTCTCGGCCTTCTCCACGGCCGTGCGGGCCGCGCTGAACTGA
- a CDS encoding TylF/MycF/NovP-related O-methyltransferase: MHDRRGALQEYLLRTQPRTVDRGRMTIVERELVGVVRAGVAGAVVEFGCYRGGMTAWLRAVLDSVGADPPVHAYDSFRGLPAPGRHDSAYLAEGEFAASVGEVVTLHERFGLRRPHVHAGWFAHTVPEQLPARIAFAYLDGDRYESTLLCLRACLPRLAPGAVLVFDDYADPASPPDRAVAQPKAPGVMKACEEVFGTPLAVSVVSADPTWTLGVYRHAIPPTVSTAAVTSETVR, from the coding sequence GTGCACGATCGTCGCGGCGCGTTGCAGGAGTACTTGTTGCGGACCCAGCCCAGGACCGTCGATCGGGGGCGGATGACGATCGTGGAGCGTGAGCTCGTCGGCGTGGTGCGCGCGGGCGTCGCGGGTGCGGTGGTCGAATTCGGTTGTTACCGAGGCGGAATGACCGCGTGGCTGCGCGCGGTGCTGGACTCCGTCGGCGCGGACCCGCCGGTCCATGCCTACGATTCGTTTCGCGGGTTGCCCGCGCCGGGTCGCCACGACAGCGCCTATCTGGCCGAGGGGGAGTTCGCGGCCTCGGTCGGTGAGGTGGTGACGCTGCACGAACGGTTCGGCCTGCGCCGCCCGCACGTGCACGCGGGCTGGTTCGCCCACACCGTGCCCGAACAGTTGCCCGCCCGGATCGCCTTCGCCTACCTGGACGGTGATCGATACGAGTCGACGTTGCTGTGTCTGCGTGCGTGTCTGCCGCGGCTGGCGCCGGGCGCGGTTCTGGTCTTCGACGACTACGCCGATCCGGCCTCCCCGCCCGATCGCGCCGTCGCCCAACCCAAAGCGCCGGGTGTCATGAAAGCGTGCGAGGAGGTCTTCGGCACACCGCTGGCGGTCAGCGTGGTCTCCGCCGACCCGACCTGGACGCTGGGCGTGTACCGGCACGCGATCCCGCCGACTGTCTCCACGGCGGCCGTGACGAGCGAAACCGTGCGCTGA
- a CDS encoding MMPL family transporter, producing MFARWGELVHRYRFGVLGIVIAGLLALAGYGIGIENHLSSSGLEDPTAESARASRLADEAWGRDHESDVVLLITAPDGKTVDDPELGRTVVDHLNTLTRDHPDEITGINGAYWATESGKASGPLFAGDDRRHAFVLIAIRGDDDTEMVRNYRKVKDDFPIPGVDIQIAGLQPIAGTLTDTLTDDVHRMEVVALPVVAVLLFFVFGGLVAAALPLAIGALTVTGANGIMRIFTNFTEVNSFVTGVVSMIGVGLAIDYGLFIVSRFREELAAGHDTRTAVRRTVSTAGRTVVFSATMIVASLGGLLIFPQGFLKSLAYGAIATVLLAALAAITILPAALGILGPRVDSLGLSRFRRTKTAAEIENGLWGRTTDWVMRKPLRVAIPLVLGLCLLIIPMKNLAFGGMSETYLPPDNPTRLAQQHFDELFPKRQPDPLQLIVLSDDRAAIGTLYRQVNQAPGLASEFSVPASAPGRTDLYRMRATLADSGNAGPTIDYLRALDVPDGLTLLVGGQPAIQEDSIDTLLERMPYMIATVVLITTLLMFLTFGSLVLPIKAALMSALGLGSTLGILTWIFIDGHGAGLLNFTPQPIMSPVLVLIIAIVYGLSTDYEVFLLSRMVEARAKGADTTQAIRVGTAHTGGIITAAALILLVVTGAFAFSDLVMMQYIAYGMIAALFIDATILRMLLVPAVMKLLGDKCWWAPAWMRRIQRKIGLGEPVLDDEPPARAVPEATPVSAAVSARS from the coding sequence ATGTTCGCGCGATGGGGGGAACTCGTCCACCGATACCGCTTCGGCGTACTCGGCATCGTCATCGCCGGGCTGCTCGCACTCGCGGGCTACGGCATCGGCATCGAAAACCACCTCAGCTCCAGCGGTTTGGAAGACCCCACCGCCGAATCCGCCCGAGCAAGCCGCCTCGCCGACGAAGCGTGGGGCCGCGACCACGAATCCGACGTCGTCCTGCTCATCACCGCACCCGACGGCAAAACCGTCGACGACCCCGAACTCGGCCGCACCGTCGTCGACCACCTGAACACCCTCACCCGCGACCACCCCGACGAGATCACCGGCATCAACGGCGCCTACTGGGCCACCGAAAGCGGTAAAGCCAGCGGACCCCTCTTCGCCGGAGACGACCGCCGCCACGCCTTCGTCCTCATCGCCATCCGCGGCGACGACGACACCGAGATGGTCCGTAACTACCGAAAGGTCAAGGACGACTTCCCCATTCCCGGCGTCGACATCCAAATCGCCGGACTCCAACCCATCGCGGGCACCCTCACCGACACACTCACCGACGACGTGCACCGCATGGAGGTCGTCGCACTACCTGTCGTCGCCGTCCTGCTGTTCTTCGTCTTCGGCGGACTCGTCGCCGCCGCGCTGCCCCTCGCCATCGGCGCGCTCACCGTCACCGGCGCCAACGGCATCATGCGGATATTCACCAACTTCACCGAGGTCAACTCCTTCGTCACCGGCGTCGTCTCGATGATCGGCGTCGGCCTCGCCATCGACTACGGCCTGTTCATCGTCAGCCGCTTCCGCGAAGAACTCGCCGCCGGCCACGACACCCGCACCGCCGTCCGCCGCACCGTCAGCACGGCAGGCCGCACCGTCGTCTTCTCCGCGACCATGATCGTCGCCAGTCTCGGCGGCCTGCTGATCTTCCCGCAGGGATTCCTCAAATCCCTCGCCTACGGCGCCATCGCCACCGTCCTGCTCGCCGCGCTCGCCGCGATCACGATCCTGCCCGCCGCCCTCGGCATCCTCGGACCACGCGTGGACAGCCTCGGCCTCAGCCGATTCCGCCGCACCAAGACCGCCGCCGAGATCGAGAACGGCTTATGGGGCCGCACCACCGACTGGGTCATGCGCAAGCCGCTGCGCGTCGCCATCCCGCTCGTCCTCGGCCTCTGCCTGCTCATCATCCCGATGAAGAACCTCGCCTTCGGCGGCATGAGCGAGACCTACCTGCCACCGGACAACCCCACCCGCCTCGCCCAGCAGCACTTCGACGAACTGTTCCCCAAACGCCAACCCGACCCGCTCCAGCTCATCGTCCTCTCCGACGACCGCGCCGCCATCGGCACGCTCTACCGCCAGGTCAACCAAGCACCCGGTCTCGCAAGCGAATTCAGCGTGCCCGCCTCCGCACCCGGCCGCACCGACCTCTACCGCATGCGCGCCACCCTCGCCGATTCCGGCAACGCCGGCCCCACGATCGACTACCTCCGCGCACTCGACGTGCCCGACGGACTCACCCTCCTCGTCGGCGGCCAGCCCGCGATCCAAGAAGACAGCATCGACACCCTGCTCGAACGCATGCCGTACATGATCGCCACGGTCGTGCTGATCACGACGTTGCTGATGTTCCTGACCTTCGGCTCACTCGTCCTGCCGATCAAGGCCGCGCTGATGAGCGCACTCGGCCTCGGCTCCACGCTCGGCATCCTCACCTGGATCTTCATCGACGGCCACGGAGCCGGGCTGCTCAACTTCACACCGCAGCCGATCATGTCCCCGGTGCTGGTGCTCATCATCGCCATCGTCTACGGCCTGTCCACCGACTACGAGGTGTTCCTGCTGTCGCGCATGGTCGAAGCGAGAGCCAAGGGCGCCGACACCACCCAGGCCATCCGCGTCGGCACCGCGCACACCGGCGGCATCATCACCGCCGCCGCCCTCATCCTGCTGGTGGTCACCGGCGCGTTCGCCTTCTCCGACCTCGTGATGATGCAGTACATCGCCTACGGCATGATCGCGGCCCTGTTCATCGACGCGACGATCCTGCGCATGCTGCTGGTCCCGGCGGTCATGAAACTGCTCGGCGACAAGTGCTGGTGGGCGCCCGCCTGGATGCGGCGGATCCAGCGCAAGATCGGCCTCGGCGAACCCGTTCTGGACGACGAACCGCCGGCCCGCGCCGTGCCCGAGGCGACTCCGGTCTCGGCAGCGGTGTCCGCGCGGAGCTGA
- a CDS encoding nitroreductase family deazaflavin-dependent oxidoreductase, translating into MVSNPLPTLARRLAQQRWVMRTAPLVLPLERFIRWVTRGRFGVLDLVGLPSIEVTVAGRKTGMPRTRSLLYVPRGADFLVIGSNWGSAKHPAWSANLRAASTATVGHRGERFPVRVTEITGVERKRVWDLAVEFWPGYEMEYELSGGREFRIFELRRE; encoded by the coding sequence ATGGTCTCGAATCCGTTGCCGACTCTCGCCAGGCGCCTCGCGCAGCAGCGGTGGGTGATGCGCACGGCGCCGCTGGTGCTGCCGCTGGAACGGTTCATCCGGTGGGTGACTCGCGGGCGGTTCGGCGTGCTCGATCTGGTGGGGCTGCCGTCGATCGAGGTCACGGTCGCGGGACGCAAGACGGGGATGCCGCGCACCAGGTCGCTGCTGTACGTGCCGCGCGGCGCCGATTTCCTGGTGATCGGGTCGAACTGGGGCAGTGCGAAGCATCCCGCGTGGTCGGCGAACCTGCGTGCGGCCAGTACCGCGACGGTCGGGCATCGGGGTGAGCGTTTCCCGGTGCGGGTCACCGAGATCACCGGTGTCGAGCGCAAGCGCGTCTGGGATCTGGCCGTGGAGTTCTGGCCCGGCTACGAGATGGAGTACGAGCTGTCCGGCGGCCGCGAGTTCCGGATCTTCGAACTGCGCCGGGAGTGA
- a CDS encoding class I SAM-dependent methyltransferase gives MSSRLDAEYADPTPLRVRIDTHERYSEKPHDPGGEVLTALALSGGEYLADVGCGDARFLARLVAYGHRGPLLGIDTSPAMVAAAQAVPGVRGVRADARHIPFDDNTFDVLTARHMLYHVPDPAAALHEFRRTTKPGGTVAVVVNHAETCPHISELVDAHAASYGIEPGAAPPRTVDSETLPRLMSDIFGSVHVQRCDNALVFDNPAPLIRFAEAIFGCRGIERDHPDRDAILADLSADVEDWFGHHRGRTWRDPKGYVVATALVAE, from the coding sequence ATGAGCAGCCGTCTCGACGCCGAATACGCCGATCCCACGCCGCTACGGGTGCGGATCGACACCCACGAGCGCTACTCGGAGAAACCCCACGACCCGGGCGGCGAAGTGCTGACCGCACTCGCCCTCTCCGGCGGGGAATACCTCGCCGACGTCGGCTGCGGCGACGCCCGGTTCCTCGCTCGCCTCGTGGCGTACGGCCACCGCGGTCCACTGCTCGGCATCGACACCTCACCCGCCATGGTCGCCGCCGCCCAGGCCGTCCCCGGCGTGCGCGGCGTCCGAGCCGACGCCCGCCATATCCCGTTCGACGACAACACCTTCGACGTGCTCACCGCACGCCACATGCTGTACCACGTCCCGGACCCGGCGGCCGCGCTGCACGAATTCCGGCGCACCACCAAACCGGGCGGCACCGTCGCGGTTGTCGTCAACCACGCCGAAACCTGCCCGCACATAAGCGAACTGGTCGACGCGCACGCCGCGAGCTACGGCATCGAACCCGGCGCCGCCCCGCCGCGCACCGTCGATTCGGAAACACTGCCCCGGCTCATGTCCGACATCTTCGGGTCCGTGCACGTCCAGCGCTGCGACAACGCGCTCGTCTTCGACAACCCCGCACCGCTGATCCGCTTCGCGGAGGCCATCTTCGGCTGCCGCGGCATCGAACGCGACCACCCCGATCGCGACGCGATCCTGGCCGATCTCAGCGCCGACGTCGAAGACTGGTTCGGCCATCACCGCGGGCGCACCTGGCGCGATCCCAAGGGGTACGTCGTCGCCACCGCCCTCGTCGCGGAGTGA
- a CDS encoding FAD-dependent monooxygenase encodes MVDTEVLVVGAGPVGLTAAIELARRGVRCRIIDAAVEPPRYAKAVGIQPRTLEIFEGMGVLRQVLDSSILLRGQIVYVNGAEVERVALTLPADIPYRFVGLPQYETERILRKRLATTGTRVESGTTLTHLEQDDSGVHVVLTDEKGERRVQAQYLIGCDGAHSVVRKGLGLGFEGAAFAEQYMLGDVELDWSMPRGYGIRSMHRTDGVTDDLLVCIPLPGKRRYRVSMLVPEELATAPRSGEAVEHGFESDHPPELHHIQAVLDRLAPEPVTASSLRWSSVFRISHRIVDSYSRGRVFVAGDAAHIHPPTGAQGMNTGIQDAHNLAWKLALTLGGVGAADLLASYDAERRLVGQEVVGRTVRSAREGIGAGESDPEYVIRREAQLLIDYSESPLISHAPDDQSGPRPGHRAPDAAGLTRDAVAYPIRLFSLLGRTDHTVLLYLDDTAGPDAPATVCALTDAARRATHGKVDLYVITAPTAEPDASAPPVIRDRDGDFARAYGAKGLSAYVVRPDGYLGFAEHDPTPEDLTKHFAQIFR; translated from the coding sequence ATGGTCGACACAGAGGTGCTCGTCGTCGGCGCCGGTCCGGTCGGACTGACCGCGGCCATCGAATTGGCCCGGCGCGGGGTGCGGTGCCGGATCATCGACGCGGCCGTCGAACCACCGCGCTACGCCAAGGCGGTCGGTATTCAGCCACGCACGCTCGAGATCTTCGAGGGCATGGGTGTGCTGCGCCAGGTCCTCGACTCATCGATCCTGCTGCGCGGCCAGATCGTCTACGTCAACGGCGCCGAGGTCGAGCGCGTGGCGTTGACGCTGCCCGCCGACATCCCGTACCGGTTCGTCGGGCTGCCGCAATACGAGACCGAACGGATTCTGCGCAAACGTCTGGCGACCACCGGCACGCGCGTCGAGTCCGGCACCACGCTCACCCATCTCGAGCAGGACGATTCCGGCGTGCACGTGGTGCTCACCGACGAGAAGGGGGAGCGCCGGGTGCAGGCGCAGTATCTGATCGGTTGCGACGGCGCGCACAGCGTCGTGCGCAAGGGGTTGGGACTCGGCTTCGAAGGCGCGGCGTTCGCCGAGCAGTACATGCTCGGCGATGTCGAACTGGACTGGTCGATGCCGCGTGGGTACGGCATTCGATCGATGCACCGGACCGACGGGGTCACCGACGATCTGCTGGTGTGCATCCCGCTGCCCGGCAAGCGCCGATACCGGGTGTCGATGCTGGTGCCCGAGGAACTCGCGACCGCGCCGAGGAGTGGTGAAGCCGTCGAGCACGGCTTCGAAAGCGATCACCCCCCTGAACTGCACCACATCCAAGCGGTGCTCGACCGGCTCGCGCCCGAACCGGTCACCGCGTCGAGCCTGCGCTGGTCGTCGGTGTTCCGCATCAGTCACCGCATCGTCGATTCCTATTCGCGCGGAAGGGTTTTCGTCGCCGGGGACGCCGCCCACATCCATCCGCCCACGGGTGCGCAGGGCATGAACACCGGCATCCAGGACGCGCACAACCTGGCCTGGAAGCTCGCGCTGACCCTCGGCGGCGTCGGCGCCGCCGATCTGCTCGCCAGTTACGACGCCGAACGCCGACTGGTCGGGCAGGAGGTGGTCGGCCGCACCGTGCGCAGCGCGCGCGAAGGCATCGGCGCGGGGGAGAGCGACCCGGAGTACGTCATCCGCAGGGAAGCCCAACTGCTGATCGATTACTCCGAAAGCCCGCTGATCAGCCACGCACCCGACGACCAGTCCGGCCCGCGCCCCGGCCACCGCGCCCCCGACGCGGCCGGTCTGACCCGTGACGCCGTCGCCTACCCGATCCGCCTGTTCTCCCTGCTCGGCCGAACCGACCACACCGTACTGCTCTACCTCGACGACACCGCGGGCCCCGACGCGCCCGCCACCGTATGCGCCCTCACCGACGCCGCGCGCCGCGCCACCCACGGAAAAGTCGACCTCTACGTGATCACCGCCCCCACCGCCGAGCCCGACGCCTCGGCGCCACCGGTCATCCGCGACCGCGACGGTGACTTCGCCCGCGCCTACGGCGCCAAAGGCTTGTCCGCCTATGTCGTTCGGCCCGACGGCTACCTCGGCTTCGCCGAACACGACCCCACACCCGAAGACCTGACGAAGCACTTCGCGCAGATCTTCCGCTGA